One genomic region from Glaciimonas sp. PAMC28666 encodes:
- a CDS encoding GH36-type glycosyl hydrolase domain-containing protein — protein sequence MKAYLNNFLGEVDHQIRHFTDRFSNNATLSKTAADERPLRAELFSALQMEQHGKLLATDHQIKLEATPDQLLPRLADNERVLMQACSLLIESVKGKRQITPAAEWLLDNFYLIEEQIRTAKRHLPKNYSMELPRLLKGPSAGFPRVYDIALETISHGDARVDPENLSRFVAAYQKVMPLTMGELWAIPIMLRLALIDNLRRVAARLAVGSEHRNLADSWADQMTAVLETDPSNLILIIADMARSDPPMVGSFVAELARRLQGQGPALALPLTWIEQRLLQSGATVEQLVLTEIQQQAADQVSISNSIGSLRFLATMNWREFFETMSIVEQTLQTDPAEVYGKMDFGTRDQYRHSVEHIAKHSHLTELEVAQLAVALAQDAASSLYRADDQTLENIDPRKAHIGYYLIDDGLLDIEKIAVVGRRGLDRFGKSASRMPLRMYLGGIAVLTTLLTGGLLYHVYLHAYPLHARKWELPIIAVLALIATSHLALALVNWLATLLATPQRLPRMDFSEGIPAEARTLVVVPSMLIHADSVDDLSEALEVRFLANRDPHLHFCLLTDFRDASSETQPEDAMLLHLAEQRIDELNEKYSPKYRNTFFLFHRPRRWNPQENIWMGYERKRGKLAQLNAFLRGGERSAFMHIVGKPEVLSNIKYVITLDTDTLLPRDVAWQLSGAMAHPLNRPFYDTALQRVTAGYAILQPRVANSLPGSNTSYFARLYGGESGIDPYTRAVSDVYQDLFREGSFIGKGIYDVDAFEHALTNRLPENQILSHDLLEGCYARSGLLSDIQLYEDYPNRYGTDVSRRHRWIRGDWQIAGWLRPRVPAADKSMPRQHNFLSTLSHWKIFDNLRRSMVPSALFLLLILGWTIFNAPFFWTVTVVGIIVLPYMIGSVLDLVRKPKDVLLRQHLKAVLDSGVNYLIQALLTLAFLPYEACYNIDAILRTLWRMLISHRRMLEWNPSSEISRHGTNDVLSSFRAMWMAPMLAVAILIGIIETDPQALLTAVPLLILWIIGPAIAWRISLPQQPTKSQLTREQYRFLRNLTRKTWAFFETYVGPEDNWLPPDNVQEQPVAVVAHRTSPTNIGMALLANLAAHDFGYILMAQLLERTDNTMRTLLSLERYRGHFYNWYDTQYLKPLQPMYVSTVDSGNLAGHLLTLQAGLNALDEQPIIGNQWLLGLWDTLSILGEAIDATDDTMDKAAQERLAFHAELANACTSPPISLDALQRVIERLTDGALTIESTLHATQSSEVGWWMRALVHHCREASATLAWLTPWMTLPHHSHWMTELPHLNNIPTLRDLLSLEIRLQQDEHRVNATITIDSDDKAMTANFSSRINSEEAATQLANIHASVAVAAERATRYIKTIARLTLELREMAQMEYEFLYDRASHLLAIGYNVSERRRDASYYDLLASEARLCSFVAIAQGQLPQENWFSLGRQLTTAGGAPILLSWSGSMFEYLMPLLVMPNFANTLLDQTYRSAVKRQIDYGAQTGMPWGISESGYNAFDASLNYQYRAFGVPGLGLKRGLADDQVIAPYASVLALMVAPEQACANLQRLTADGFQGRYGMYEAIDYTRARLPRGQSHALIRSFMAHHQGMSLLALTYLLLDKPMQQRFASDPLFQATMLLLHERVPKASAFYSNSSELAEIRTVAASTQEMPVRILASAHTPIPEVQLLSNGRYHVMLSNAGGGSSRWRDLAVSRWHEDTTCDNWGTFCYVRDLTSGVYWSSTFQPTRKLAQDYEVIFSEGRAEFRRRDAGEAYDIEMHTEIVVSPEDDIELRRSRITNRSRSRRTIDITSYSEVVLAPAAADSAHPAFSNLFVQTEILQDRRAILCTRRPRSIDEKMPWMFHLMAAHGAQIDTISYETDRMQFIGRGRSIAAPQAMLSQDALSGSHGSVLDPVVAIRYRITLAAEQTVNIDMVTGVTETRDACLSLIDKYQDRHLADRVFDLSWTHSQVILRQINATETDAQLYGRLANSIIYANSALRADASILIKNTRGQSGLWSYAISGDLPIVLLQIKDVANIELVRQLVQAHSYWRLKGLAVDLVIWNEDHAGYRQLLQDQIMGLIAAGIEGHVIDRPGGIFVRPGDQIANEDRILLYSVARIVLTDSSGTLAEQINRRGVLESRVPRLNASRSPTIEPTGRTDGTKQSVAPLIQRSDLILTNPYGGFTPDGREYVITTSEQQQTPAPWVNVLANAEFGTIVSENGIAYSWGENAHEYRLTPWHNDPVSAASGEAFFLRDEETTEYWSPTPLLSACPALRGTNARSSPYVTRHGFGYSVFEHMENGIASALWVYVATDDSVKFSVLKLRNDSGRTRKLSATGYVEWVLGDLREKSMMHVVTEVDPNSGAVFAHNPYNTDFNQRVAFFDVDDPNRTLTGDRNEFIGRNGSLQQPQALERTHLSGKTGAGLDPCAALQVPFTLADGESRQLVFMLGLSKTGSADASALVRKLRGTATAQSTLDAVHRYWDQTLGAVQIDTPDTSLNVLTNGWLMYQTIACRLWARSGYYQSGGAFGFRDQLQDVMALVHTQPDLLRAHLLLCAAHQFVEGDVLHWWHPPSDRGVRTKCSDDFLWLPLATCRYVTATGDTTVLDEVAPFIEGRLVGENEDSYYDLPARSSKTASLYQHCTRAITHGLRFGSHGLPLIGSCDWNDGMDKVGEHGRGESVWLGWFLYDVLDNFSGIAEQHGDTAFSDLCKSEAKKLQTNIETNAWDGNWYRRAYFDDGTPLGSVSNPECQIDAISQSWAVISGAGDPDRARQAMNSVDHRLVRRDAGLIQLLDPPFDKSPLNPGYIRGYAPGVRENGGQYTHAAIWTIMAFARLGDQRRAWELLDLINPVNHGQSAEKIAIYKVEPYVITADVYGVAPHVGRGGWSWYTGSAGWMYRLITESLLGLTLENNKLSFKPCMPEGWDKFSIRYRYRSTIYQIGITQLEHGQSGEVAVSMDGVLHPGSSFTLVDDQKEHMVELRIARMADAEGSSSSTG from the coding sequence TTGAAAGCATATCTCAACAACTTTCTCGGCGAAGTAGATCATCAGATTCGCCATTTTACCGATCGCTTCAGCAATAACGCCACCCTTTCCAAAACTGCCGCCGACGAACGTCCGTTGCGTGCCGAGTTATTCAGTGCATTACAAATGGAGCAGCACGGCAAGTTGCTCGCTACCGATCATCAGATCAAGCTTGAGGCCACCCCGGATCAATTACTGCCGCGTCTGGCCGACAATGAACGGGTGCTGATGCAGGCCTGCAGTTTGTTGATTGAATCCGTCAAGGGCAAGCGCCAGATCACACCTGCGGCAGAATGGCTGCTTGATAATTTCTATCTGATAGAAGAACAAATACGTACGGCCAAGCGACATTTGCCGAAAAATTACAGTATGGAATTACCGCGCCTGTTAAAAGGCCCGTCAGCTGGATTCCCCCGTGTTTACGACATTGCGTTAGAAACAATATCGCATGGCGATGCCCGCGTTGACCCAGAAAATTTAAGCCGCTTTGTCGCTGCTTATCAAAAAGTAATGCCACTCACAATGGGCGAATTGTGGGCGATACCGATCATGCTGCGGTTGGCACTGATTGATAATCTGCGCCGCGTGGCGGCGCGCCTTGCTGTCGGCAGCGAACATCGAAATCTGGCCGACTCCTGGGCTGACCAGATGACGGCAGTGCTGGAGACCGATCCCAGCAATCTGATTCTCATCATTGCCGATATGGCACGCTCCGATCCTCCGATGGTGGGGTCGTTCGTCGCCGAACTGGCGCGCCGTCTGCAAGGGCAAGGACCCGCTCTGGCTTTGCCACTGACTTGGATTGAACAGCGACTATTGCAATCCGGCGCCACCGTCGAACAACTGGTATTGACCGAAATTCAGCAACAAGCCGCCGATCAGGTGTCGATCAGCAACAGCATCGGTAGCTTGCGCTTTCTGGCAACGATGAACTGGCGCGAATTTTTCGAAACCATGAGTATCGTCGAACAGACACTGCAAACTGATCCCGCTGAAGTTTACGGAAAGATGGATTTCGGTACACGCGATCAATATCGCCATAGCGTTGAACATATTGCCAAGCACTCGCATCTTACCGAACTCGAAGTTGCGCAACTCGCTGTGGCGCTAGCGCAAGATGCCGCTTCGTCGCTCTACCGAGCCGACGACCAGACGCTGGAAAATATCGATCCGCGCAAGGCCCATATCGGCTACTACCTGATCGATGACGGTTTGCTGGATATCGAAAAAATTGCCGTTGTGGGGCGCCGCGGTCTGGACCGGTTCGGAAAATCTGCCAGTCGCATGCCGTTACGCATGTACCTCGGCGGGATTGCTGTGCTCACCACCCTGCTCACCGGCGGTCTGCTGTATCACGTTTATCTCCACGCATATCCCCTTCATGCCAGGAAATGGGAACTACCGATCATCGCAGTACTGGCCCTCATCGCGACTAGCCATCTGGCGTTGGCTTTGGTCAATTGGCTGGCGACCCTGCTTGCCACCCCGCAACGCCTCCCTCGCATGGATTTTTCCGAAGGTATCCCGGCCGAAGCCAGAACCTTGGTTGTGGTCCCGAGTATGTTGATACATGCCGATAGCGTCGACGATTTGAGCGAAGCGCTGGAAGTGCGTTTTTTGGCGAATCGCGATCCCCATTTGCATTTTTGCCTGCTCACGGATTTTCGCGATGCCTCCAGCGAAACACAGCCCGAAGATGCGATGCTGCTGCATCTTGCCGAGCAGCGCATAGACGAATTAAACGAAAAATATAGCCCTAAATACCGCAATACTTTTTTCCTGTTTCACCGCCCGAGGCGTTGGAATCCCCAAGAAAATATCTGGATGGGATATGAACGCAAACGCGGCAAGCTGGCCCAGTTGAATGCCTTTCTGCGCGGCGGCGAACGCTCAGCGTTTATGCATATCGTCGGCAAGCCCGAGGTGCTGTCCAACATCAAATACGTCATCACGTTAGACACCGACACCCTATTGCCACGGGATGTTGCGTGGCAACTTTCCGGTGCAATGGCACATCCGCTCAACCGGCCGTTTTATGACACGGCGCTGCAGCGCGTCACCGCAGGTTATGCGATTTTGCAACCCCGCGTTGCCAACAGCCTGCCCGGTAGCAACACCTCGTATTTTGCGCGTCTGTACGGCGGTGAATCCGGCATCGATCCCTACACCCGGGCGGTCTCCGATGTATATCAGGATTTATTCCGAGAGGGCTCGTTCATCGGTAAAGGAATCTATGACGTCGATGCGTTTGAACATGCGCTGACTAACCGCCTTCCAGAGAACCAGATTCTGAGTCATGACTTGCTGGAAGGCTGCTATGCACGCTCGGGCTTGCTCTCCGACATCCAGCTATACGAAGACTATCCAAACCGCTACGGTACCGACGTTAGCCGTCGTCATCGCTGGATTCGTGGTGATTGGCAAATTGCCGGTTGGTTACGTCCACGTGTGCCTGCAGCGGACAAGTCGATGCCGCGCCAACACAACTTCCTTTCGACTCTATCACACTGGAAAATATTCGACAATTTGCGTCGCAGCATGGTGCCAAGCGCGCTATTTTTATTGCTCATTTTAGGTTGGACAATATTTAACGCGCCGTTTTTCTGGACCGTCACCGTTGTCGGCATTATCGTTTTACCGTACATGATCGGCTCGGTCCTCGATCTGGTGCGCAAACCCAAAGACGTCTTGCTGCGCCAGCATCTCAAGGCCGTCCTTGACAGTGGTGTGAATTACTTGATACAGGCGTTATTGACGCTCGCGTTTCTACCCTATGAAGCGTGCTACAACATCGACGCCATTCTGCGCACGCTTTGGCGCATGCTGATTTCTCACCGCCGTATGCTTGAATGGAATCCATCCAGCGAAATCAGCCGCCATGGCACCAACGATGTACTCAGCAGTTTTAGAGCCATGTGGATGGCCCCGATGTTAGCAGTTGCCATCTTGATCGGCATTATTGAAACCGATCCGCAAGCATTGCTCACAGCGGTGCCGCTCCTGATATTGTGGATCATCGGACCGGCAATCGCCTGGCGCATCAGCCTTCCGCAACAACCCACAAAATCCCAACTAACGCGCGAGCAATATCGATTTTTGCGTAATCTGACCCGCAAAACATGGGCATTTTTTGAAACCTATGTTGGTCCCGAAGACAACTGGCTACCACCCGATAACGTTCAGGAGCAACCAGTCGCAGTGGTGGCACACCGAACCTCGCCGACAAATATCGGCATGGCATTACTGGCGAACCTTGCCGCGCATGATTTCGGTTACATTCTGATGGCGCAATTGCTGGAGCGTACCGATAACACCATGCGTACGTTACTCAGCCTGGAACGCTATCGCGGCCATTTCTATAACTGGTACGACACCCAATATCTCAAGCCGCTGCAACCGATGTATGTTTCGACCGTCGATAGCGGCAATCTGGCCGGTCATCTGCTGACGTTGCAAGCGGGGCTGAATGCACTGGATGAGCAACCGATCATCGGCAATCAATGGTTGCTGGGACTCTGGGATACGCTCTCTATTCTGGGTGAGGCAATTGATGCCACCGACGACACTATGGACAAGGCCGCTCAAGAACGGCTTGCCTTCCACGCGGAATTGGCAAACGCTTGTACCTCGCCCCCGATCAGCCTGGATGCTTTACAACGTGTGATTGAACGCTTGACGGACGGCGCGCTCACCATCGAGAGCACCCTGCATGCTACTCAAAGTTCAGAAGTAGGATGGTGGATGCGCGCGCTGGTACATCATTGCCGCGAAGCTAGCGCAACCCTCGCATGGTTAACCCCCTGGATGACGTTACCACATCATTCACACTGGATGACTGAGCTACCGCATCTCAATAACATCCCGACCCTGCGCGACCTGCTATCCCTTGAGATACGATTGCAACAAGACGAGCATAGGGTAAATGCCACAATCACCATCGATAGCGACGATAAGGCAATGACTGCAAACTTTTCTTCAAGAATAAACAGTGAGGAAGCGGCTACCCAACTCGCTAATATCCACGCCAGCGTGGCGGTAGCGGCCGAACGCGCCACCAGGTACATCAAGACCATTGCGCGTCTGACGCTTGAATTGCGCGAGATGGCGCAGATGGAATACGAATTTCTATACGATCGCGCCAGCCATTTGCTCGCCATCGGTTACAACGTCAGCGAACGCCGCCGCGACGCGAGCTACTACGATTTGCTGGCATCGGAGGCCAGACTGTGCAGCTTTGTCGCGATTGCGCAAGGTCAACTCCCGCAAGAAAACTGGTTCTCGCTCGGCCGTCAACTCACCACCGCTGGCGGTGCGCCGATCCTGCTCTCGTGGAGCGGTTCAATGTTCGAATACCTGATGCCGCTATTGGTCATGCCAAATTTTGCCAACACCCTGCTTGATCAAACCTATCGCTCTGCCGTAAAACGCCAGATCGACTATGGCGCACAAACCGGCATGCCATGGGGAATTTCGGAGTCGGGCTACAACGCTTTCGACGCTAGTCTGAATTACCAATATCGCGCTTTCGGCGTGCCCGGGCTAGGACTCAAGCGTGGCTTGGCGGACGATCAGGTAATTGCGCCCTATGCGTCAGTACTAGCGTTGATGGTCGCGCCGGAACAAGCTTGCGCCAACCTCCAACGACTGACAGCGGATGGATTTCAGGGCCGGTACGGTATGTATGAAGCCATCGACTACACCCGCGCCCGGCTGCCTCGCGGCCAGTCACATGCGCTGATTCGCTCTTTCATGGCGCATCACCAAGGCATGAGTTTACTCGCGCTCACCTACCTCCTGCTCGATAAGCCGATGCAGCAACGGTTTGCCTCCGATCCGCTCTTTCAGGCCACCATGTTATTGCTGCACGAGCGCGTGCCAAAAGCCAGTGCGTTCTATTCCAACAGCAGTGAGCTAGCGGAAATCCGCACCGTCGCCGCCAGCACCCAGGAAATGCCGGTGCGCATACTTGCCAGCGCCCATACACCGATCCCGGAAGTGCAATTGCTCTCCAATGGTCGCTATCACGTCATGCTCAGTAACGCGGGCGGCGGTTCCAGCCGCTGGCGCGATCTAGCCGTCTCGCGCTGGCACGAAGACACCACTTGCGACAATTGGGGCACTTTCTGCTACGTGCGGGACCTTACCAGCGGCGTCTATTGGTCCAGCACCTTCCAACCGACACGCAAACTGGCGCAAGACTATGAAGTCATATTTTCTGAAGGTCGTGCCGAGTTCCGCCGCCGTGATGCCGGCGAAGCTTATGATATTGAAATGCATACTGAAATCGTGGTATCGCCTGAGGACGACATTGAACTGCGTCGTAGCCGCATCACCAATCGTTCGCGTAGCCGGAGAACGATCGACATCACCAGTTACTCCGAAGTCGTGTTAGCCCCCGCTGCGGCCGATAGTGCCCATCCGGCCTTTAGCAATCTATTCGTTCAGACCGAAATACTACAAGATCGGCGCGCCATTCTGTGCACGCGGCGTCCACGCTCTATCGATGAAAAAATGCCGTGGATGTTTCATTTAATGGCAGCGCATGGTGCTCAAATCGACACCATCTCCTATGAAACCGACCGCATGCAATTCATCGGTCGCGGCCGTTCTATCGCCGCCCCACAAGCCATGCTCAGTCAGGATGCGCTATCAGGTAGCCACGGTTCGGTGCTCGATCCGGTGGTCGCAATCCGCTATCGTATTACGCTCGCTGCAGAGCAAACGGTGAACATCGACATGGTGACCGGCGTGACCGAAACGCGGGATGCCTGCCTCTCCTTGATCGATAAATATCAGGACCGTCATCTGGCCGACCGGGTGTTCGATTTATCGTGGACCCACAGCCAGGTCATCTTGCGCCAGATCAATGCAACCGAAACGGACGCCCAACTCTACGGCCGTCTGGCAAATTCGATCATCTACGCCAACAGTGCATTGCGCGCCGATGCCAGCATTCTGATTAAAAATACCCGAGGGCAGTCAGGCTTGTGGAGTTACGCTATTTCCGGTGACTTGCCGATAGTGCTGTTGCAAATCAAGGACGTCGCCAATATCGAACTGGTAAGGCAACTGGTGCAGGCGCATTCTTACTGGCGATTGAAAGGTCTGGCGGTCGATCTGGTGATCTGGAACGAAGACCATGCCGGTTATCGTCAACTGTTGCAGGACCAAATAATGGGCTTGATTGCCGCCGGAATCGAAGGTCACGTGATTGATCGACCCGGTGGTATTTTTGTCCGACCGGGCGATCAGATTGCCAATGAAGATCGGATATTGCTGTATTCCGTAGCCCGCATCGTCCTGACCGACAGCAGCGGCACGCTGGCCGAACAAATCAACCGACGCGGTGTTCTGGAAAGTCGCGTACCTCGTTTGAATGCCAGCAGAAGTCCAACCATTGAGCCGACCGGACGGACCGATGGCACCAAGCAATCGGTTGCGCCACTGATTCAACGTAGCGATCTTATTCTGACCAATCCCTATGGCGGATTCACCCCGGACGGGCGCGAATATGTCATCACCACCAGCGAGCAACAACAAACGCCCGCGCCGTGGGTGAACGTATTGGCAAATGCGGAGTTCGGCACCATCGTGTCGGAAAATGGCATCGCTTATAGCTGGGGTGAAAACGCCCACGAATATCGACTCACTCCGTGGCACAACGACCCCGTTAGCGCTGCCAGCGGGGAAGCCTTCTTTCTACGGGATGAAGAGACCACCGAATATTGGTCGCCCACCCCGCTCTTATCGGCCTGCCCTGCTTTACGCGGAACCAACGCCCGTTCATCCCCCTATGTCACCCGTCACGGTTTCGGTTATAGCGTCTTTGAACATATGGAAAACGGCATCGCCTCTGCACTCTGGGTGTACGTGGCGACCGACGATTCAGTAAAATTTTCCGTACTCAAATTACGCAATGACTCCGGTCGCACCCGTAAATTATCGGCGACCGGTTATGTCGAATGGGTGCTAGGTGACTTGCGCGAAAAATCGATGATGCATGTAGTCACTGAGGTGGACCCCAACAGTGGCGCGGTGTTTGCGCATAACCCTTACAACACCGATTTTAATCAACGCGTGGCCTTCTTCGACGTCGATGATCCCAATCGTACGCTCACCGGTGACCGCAATGAATTCATTGGTCGCAATGGCTCGCTGCAGCAACCGCAAGCGCTGGAGCGCACCCACCTTTCAGGTAAAACAGGCGCAGGGCTGGATCCTTGCGCCGCTTTACAGGTGCCGTTTACCCTCGCAGACGGTGAGAGCCGACAACTTGTCTTTATGTTAGGATTGTCCAAAACCGGTAGCGCCGATGCCAGCGCTCTGGTCCGAAAACTGCGTGGTACTGCAACCGCTCAGAGCACGCTGGATGCCGTGCATCGGTATTGGGATCAAACGTTAGGCGCAGTGCAAATTGACACGCCAGACACCTCTCTCAATGTGCTGACCAATGGTTGGTTAATGTATCAAACCATTGCTTGCCGACTTTGGGCGCGCAGCGGGTACTATCAGTCTGGTGGTGCCTTCGGCTTCCGCGATCAATTGCAGGACGTCATGGCATTGGTCCATACGCAACCCGATTTGCTACGTGCCCACCTGTTGCTTTGCGCCGCCCATCAATTTGTCGAAGGCGATGTCTTACATTGGTGGCACCCGCCGTCAGATCGTGGCGTACGCACCAAATGCTCCGATGATTTTTTATGGTTACCACTCGCCACCTGCCGTTACGTCACGGCCACCGGCGATACCACCGTGCTGGATGAAGTGGCCCCATTTATCGAAGGTCGACTGGTCGGTGAGAACGAAGACTCGTATTACGATCTTCCTGCCCGCTCCTCCAAAACTGCCAGTTTGTATCAACATTGCACACGTGCGATCACCCATGGCTTGCGCTTCGGCAGCCACGGCTTACCTTTAATCGGATCATGCGACTGGAACGATGGGATGGACAAAGTCGGTGAACATGGTCGCGGCGAAAGCGTCTGGCTCGGATGGTTTTTATACGACGTTCTGGACAACTTCTCCGGGATTGCAGAACAACACGGTGATACGGCATTTTCTGACCTTTGCAAGTCAGAAGCAAAGAAACTGCAAACTAATATCGAAACCAACGCCTGGGATGGTAACTGGTATCGGCGCGCTTATTTTGACGATGGAACGCCGCTCGGCTCCGTCAGCAATCCGGAATGCCAGATTGATGCCATCTCGCAAAGTTGGGCGGTGATATCCGGTGCTGGCGATCCTGACCGTGCCAGGCAAGCCATGAATTCGGTCGACCACCGTTTAGTCCGGCGCGACGCCGGGCTGATTCAATTGCTTGATCCGCCGTTCGACAAGTCACCGCTCAATCCCGGATACATTCGCGGCTATGCCCCCGGCGTGCGGGAAAACGGTGGCCAATACACCCACGCCGCCATCTGGACCATCATGGCCTTTGCCCGTCTCGGCGACCAACGCCGCGCCTGGGAACTGCTCGACCTGATTAACCCCGTCAACCATGGACAAAGCGCAGAAAAAATTGCGATCTATAAAGTCGAACCGTACGTCATTACTGCCGATGTGTATGGTGTCGCGCCGCATGTCGGACGCGGCGGCTGGAGTTGGTACACCGGCTCCGCAGGCTGGATGTATCGCCTGATCACCGAATCACTGCTGGGCCTCACGTTAGAAAACAACAAACTCTCATTCAAACCCTGCATGCCCGAGGGCTGGGATAAATTCTCTATCCGCTATCGTTATCGCAGCACTATTTACCAGATTGGAATTACGCAGCTGGAGCATGGCCAAAGTGGTGAAGTTGCGGTTAGCATGGACGGTGTGCTGCATCCCGGCTCTTCGTTCACGTTGGTAGACGATCAAAAGGAGCACATGGTCGAACTCAGGATAGCCAGGATGGCTGACGCTGAAGGCAGCAGCAGCAGCACGGGGTGA
- a CDS encoding leucyl aminopeptidase has product MDFSIKTPDAKTSIATLKSGCIAVGVFENKKLTPEAQALDKSGEITAALKSGDISGKPGSTLLLRKISGSAAERVLLIGLGPEGEISDKVISMAALCVARVASTLGANDAVVALPYTGIKERNQAWGIRTTVQVLRDSDYRCDGLKSKKETTPAGVKKFAFLATAVQLIAAKEALAQAIALANGTDLTKDLGNLPGNFCTPTYLANTAKKLAKEFKLEVEVLDRKQLEALKMGSFLSVARGSDQPPKFIVLKHLGGKVKDAPVVLVGKGVTFDSGGISLKAGLSMDEMKYDMCGAATVLGTLRAISEMKLKLNVIGVIAATENMPSGSATKPGDVVTSMSGQTIEVLNTDAEGRLVLCDALTYVERFKPAAVVDIATLTGACVTALGHHNSGLFTRHDDAHDVLADQLLSAGKATGDTAWRMPIEDSYQEQLKSNFADMANIGGSAGGSITAACFLERYTKKYTWAHLDIAGTAWKSGAAKGATGRPVPLLTNFLINRAALVK; this is encoded by the coding sequence ATGGACTTTAGCATAAAAACACCCGACGCAAAAACCTCAATTGCCACACTCAAATCCGGCTGTATCGCAGTCGGGGTCTTCGAAAACAAAAAATTAACACCTGAAGCACAGGCACTTGACAAAAGCGGAGAAATTACTGCAGCGTTAAAGTCTGGCGATATTTCCGGAAAACCCGGCTCCACCCTACTATTACGCAAAATTTCCGGCAGCGCTGCCGAGCGCGTATTGTTGATCGGTCTGGGCCCAGAAGGCGAAATCTCGGATAAAGTTATTTCCATGGCTGCACTCTGCGTTGCACGCGTAGCCTCAACCCTTGGTGCCAACGATGCGGTGGTTGCATTACCGTACACCGGTATTAAAGAACGCAATCAGGCGTGGGGTATTCGCACCACGGTGCAAGTCTTACGTGACAGCGACTATCGTTGCGACGGATTAAAAAGTAAAAAAGAGACGACTCCTGCCGGCGTAAAAAAATTCGCGTTTCTTGCCACCGCGGTTCAACTAATTGCCGCCAAAGAAGCACTGGCGCAAGCGATCGCTCTGGCGAACGGCACCGACCTGACCAAGGACCTGGGTAACTTGCCAGGCAACTTCTGCACCCCTACTTACCTTGCAAACACAGCTAAGAAACTGGCCAAGGAGTTCAAGCTTGAGGTTGAAGTGCTGGACCGCAAGCAGCTCGAGGCGCTCAAAATGGGAAGCTTTCTGTCAGTCGCTCGCGGCAGCGACCAGCCACCCAAGTTTATCGTTCTGAAGCACCTTGGCGGCAAAGTCAAAGACGCTCCTGTCGTTTTGGTCGGTAAAGGCGTGACATTTGATTCCGGTGGTATTTCGCTGAAAGCCGGTTTAAGCATGGACGAAATGAAATACGACATGTGCGGCGCAGCCACAGTGCTGGGAACACTCCGTGCCATTTCCGAGATGAAACTCAAGTTAAACGTCATTGGCGTGATTGCGGCAACTGAAAATATGCCTTCCGGCAGCGCAACCAAGCCGGGCGACGTGGTCACCTCAATGTCGGGTCAGACCATCGAAGTTCTCAACACTGACGCTGAAGGGCGTTTGGTCCTATGTGATGCGTTGACCTATGTCGAGCGCTTCAAACCGGCGGCCGTCGTCGATATTGCGACCTTGACCGGTGCATGTGTCACCGCACTTGGTCATCATAACTCCGGCTTATTCACGCGCCACGACGATGCGCATGACGTGTTAGCGGACCAATTGTTGAGTGCTGGAAAAGCCACCGGCGATACAGCCTGGCGCATGCCGATCGAAGATAGCTACCAGGAACAATTGAAGTCGAACTTCGCCGACATGGCGAATATCGGCGGTTCTGCTGGTGGCAGCATCACCGCAGCGTGCTTTTTGGAGCGATACACTAAAAAGTACACCTGGGCACATCTGGATATCGCCGGTACCGCCTGGAAAAGCGGCGCGGCCAAAGGTGCAACCGGTCGTCCGGTGCCGCTGCTGACCAATTTCCTGATTAATCGGGCAGCGTTAGTCAAGTAA